The proteins below are encoded in one region of Pectinophora gossypiella chromosome 26, ilPecGoss1.1, whole genome shotgun sequence:
- the LOC126378324 gene encoding putative ATP-dependent RNA helicase TDRD12, producing the protein MEVDKYKVEVVHFINPHLIWIEVPDKTSENDDNFYFEQIGIYGVVPLEMTMDLLEDTLKTKRCIDWMPAATVLMKKVFAEATEIYFCPIHIDNRSSIFDDNIHKYGEIIIKKDNGKYRLLSKLLVKSGYALFNEELFEDELSSGNIKTKLSHYKIKDIIDQLEKKCQKQATKQTSVFQTAQRLESSLTVKNLKAHNRRTNSDVSAEHMLERKLRDLQLCKEIETDSLGRASKKGDSAKEHTSVLRKKLELLKITRGEKLTTDCLKQNNAEIENRLAKDDNQTDSKEPRTRESVAKYFTNGANIKDLSERLPKDVYLDVNRKKKNPEVTVKSVDSVDRFKCEPQKYVTPEVCQETEDANDEWHEPRKTKKPKKNHQKPAKVPEYNIHTETRVMYGPPECNQSSLPMKIVPKDELYESFELEKKQETPEELPIEKGKEDIYGNVDSDCETEEGIPPKVVSETQSNVPIETQKIAVEKPSSPSSVTSKPLTKGVTNSMLKRKLLRYRENLSRTLNSSATSDTSTKDSSTSVEEVKKEVKKTDTTFDSDDDNMSEVLQKMKTEYAPIQTPQKETIVSVAQAKSNVNPFKNVDPNMSVFVDKLVTPVLMVHSKMNKRFLPVFKIRDIPFNSHIQMVLKNMSVDQPMMLQTITWFTILRGYSTFVISPRGSGKTLGYLPAVCRLISDRDSQIDGIGPTCIIVCATANLVSEVASQAKNFLGTKEGVLAFYTGMDELEMVTALLNGCDLLICTPSILVRYLQSDFGVDIRRLTTFVLDDCERLSEVYGNEIKYFMHKIKEMLKTRVVKEVKVQYVLASRVWCEFMEPLAKKAPDTVICIGAFQECVLYSQASTTASFVIKENKINAVMNFLQQIDASKRTVIVCRTDEEVRELEKALLNSRHVVFACDSSMTVQDLYNLRGSWDDYQEPLIGPILLCCDGNLLHMNVTDAHYLVHYSLPHLFSMFCKRFACLNDNYASIFKRQNQGVRIKILLEETNVEQLPKILHFIRRCTTEVPELLDAVCAKVLTEKDEMKAKKLVPICDNLMALGECPDFWNCQERHAILKNYDEPKVWVPTDGVVTFKILHYHTATLYSARLLTNVTNGKTVKYPQNYNMLSMKISMYYTRESNRQLHGIPQVGDICAVSVRQNFFVRCQVVKILSYYQKGNPNYVLVKLIDEEKLERSRDIYLYHLPDELKEPETHVVHVRLANIQPKDKDITFSELAEQQLKKITDGDDDLYLSGRVAMTIGNCVIVESLETCRDLTSLKKTVVRHDFRQELLERHAIPNPEHLKKLDQLCAKGGLVVRKEPEPVKVVRKTKNLPKEQWAHLDIDEMPAILFASAENPGDFFIRLVKFEDSCNVLVKDIQKYVAQNPQKVTEACEGDLVLARLPDDNMFERARVDAIIDDDKVKCFFVDQGDWREVTRDDLFPITEKFITQLPFQAIECRLIGVKPAGKNWTEFATNWFINCFEDKSGDLKQLFVKYFTKEKARHTGGHKYGVAIIDTNSEQDVIINDMIMEVNLAQEEETEIEYLNQLDLKTAAAASKEDNEDDTWEKVSKSSSLVEDSDSPRVPLADIFPKKPIRSVPLVGSDESDTSDEKWNINMAEDFMEMFRPAIQSSRPNAKEFIQANLPAIKPEESATSSVVSSSSNKDQISSDSVSESDSCVRIQSATSDMQIIPTPKIKELDSDDLTSPESTQVSAKCVIKPDAKTITDSVSKPKLLWRQNKVNVICKIQLIGIEQYELIITERNLKFAATVNETDYGFDLELYGVINHQKSTHTNKGQYVLVNLVKILNRNWLTLTKNGGIQKWIVYDIDSIDVSSDEEEVVDKMPIEAIRNMCDNESESEDDEFVDDVNYSYSKT; encoded by the exons ATGGAGGTGGATAAGTACAAAGTGGAGGTGGTCCACTTTATAAATCCACACTTAATCTGGATAGAGGTACCGGACAAAACTTCGGAAAACGACGATAATTTCTACTTCGAACAAATAGGTATTTACGGCGTTGTACCCCTGGAAATGACCATGGATCTTCTTGAGGATACTTTGAAGACGAAGAGGTGTATAGACTGGATGCCTGCGGCTACTGTTTTGATGAAGAAAGTCTTCGCCGAGGCTACCGAAATATACTTCTGCCCAATCCATATCGATAATAG aaGCTCAATTTTCGACGACAACATCCACAAGTACGGtgagataataattaaaaaagataacGGTAAATATCGTCTACTGTCTAAATTGTTGGTTAAGTCTGGGTACGCTCTCTTCAACGAGGAACTATTCGAAGACGAGCTCAGTTCAGGAAATATAAAGACGAAACTATCTCACTACAAAATAAAAGACATTATCGACCAGTTAGAAAAGAAATGCCAAAAACAAGCAACTAAGCAAACTAGCGTTTTCCAAACAGCGCAGAGATTGGAATCGTCTCTTACAGTCAAAAACCTTAAAGCGCATAATAGAAGAACTAATAGTGACGTTTCAGCCGAACACATGCTTGAAAGAAAGCTGCGAGACCTTCAACTGTGCAAAGAGATTGAGACGGACTCTTTGGGACGAGCTTCGAAAAAAGGAGATTCAGCTAAAGAACATACGTCTGTTCTACGGAAGAAGCTTGAATTGCTCAAAATAACTAGAGGAGAGAAACTTACAACCGACTGCCTTAAGCAAAACAATGCTGAGATTGAAAACAGACTCGCAAAAGATGATAACCAAACTGATTCAAAAGAACCCAGAACAAGAGAATCAGTTGCGAAATATTTTACTAATGGAGCCAACATAAAAGATCTCAGTGAAAGACTGCCTAAAGATGTGTACTTAGATGTAAACAGAAAGAAGAAAAATCCAGAAGTCACAGTTAAAAGTGTCGACAGTGTTGATAGATTTAAATGTGAACCACAAAAGTATGTGACGCCTGAAGTTTGTCAAGAGACAGAAGATGCAAATGATGAATGGCATGAGCCTAGAAAAACGAAAAAac CCAAGAAAAATCATCAAAAACCAGCCAAAGTACCTGAATATAACATCCATACAGAGACTAGAGTAATGTACGGCCCGCCAGAATGTAACCAAAGCTCGTTACCAATGAAAATTGTCCCTAAAGATGAATTATATGAGAGCTTCGAACTTGAAAAGAAACAGGAAACCCCAGAAGAGTTACCTATTGAAAAAGGTAAAGAAGATATTTACGGCAACGTTGACTCTGATTGTGAGACAGAAGAAGGAATTCCTCCAAAAGTAGTATCGGAAACACAGAGTAATGTCCCGATTGAAACACAAAAAATTGCCGTAGAAAAGCCTTCTTCACCATCCTCAGTGACATCCAAGCCTCTAACGAAAGGAGTCACAAATTCAATGTTGAAGCGAAAATTACTTAGATACCGGGAAAATTTATCGAGGACACTAAATAGCTCTGCAACCTCTGATACCAGCACAAAAGACTCTAGTACCAGTGTTGAAGaagtaaaaaaagaagttaAGAAGACTGACACAACTTTCGATTCAGATGACGACAACATGTCCGAAGTTTTGCAGAAAATGAAGACTGAATACGCGCCAATCCAAACTCCACAAAAAGAAACTATTGTAAGTGTGGCTCAAGCTAAAAGCAACGTAAatccttttaaaaatgttgatcCAAACATGTCAGTATTCGTTGATAAGTTAGTTACTCCTGTACTGATGGTTCACTCGAAGATGAACAAACGTTTTCTTCCTGTTTTCAAAATTAGGGACATCCCTTTCAACAGTCACATTCAGATGGTCCTTAAAAATATGTCCGTTGATCAACCGATGATGTTGCAAACCATAACTTGGTTTACCATATTGCGTGGGTATAGTACTTTTGTGATCAGTCCAAGGGGTAGTGGAAAAACTCTCGGCTATCTCCCCGCTGTGTGCCGCTTGATATCAGATCGCGACTCACAAATCGACGGCATAGGGCCTACTTGTATCATTGTATGCGCGACAGCCAATCTTGTCTCCGAAGTCGCAAGTCAAGCTAAAAACTTTTTGGGTACAAAAGAAGGGGTGCTAGCTTTCTACACAGGAATGGATGAGCTCGAAATGGTGACTGCTCTTTTGAACGGTTGTGACTTGTTGATCTGTACGCCGTCCATATTGGTGCGGTATTTGCAAAGTGACTTCGGTGTCGATATACGGCGCCTAACCACTTTCGTACTCGACGATTGCGAACGTCTTTCTGAAGTGTACGGTAATGAGATCAAATATTTCATGCACAAGATTAAGGAAATGCTAAAAACCCGTGTCGTAAAGGAAGTTAAGGTCCAGTATGTTCTGGCTTCGAGAGTGTGGTGCGAATTTATGGAGCCTCTTGCGAAGAAAGCTCCAGACACGGTTATCTGCATTGGCGCTTTCCAAGAATGCGTGTTATATTCTCAAGCTAGTACAACAGCTAGTTTCGTCATTAAAGAGAACAAAATCAATGCAGTCATGAACTTTTTGCAACAGATTGACGCGTCCAAACGAACAGTGATCGTTTGCAGGACAGACGAAGAAGTGAGAGAGCTTGAAAAGGCTCTTCTCAATTCGAGACACGTCGTCTTTGCTTGTGACAGCTCTATGACCGTTCAGGACTTGTATAATCTTCGGGGATCGTGGGATGATTACCAAGAACCACTTATTGGCCCGATTCTTTTATGTTGCGACGGGAATTTACTGCACATGAACGTCACAGATGCACATTACCTCGTTCATTATTCCCTCCCGCATCTGTTCTCGATGTTTTGCAAAAGGTTCGCTTGCTTGAATGATAATTACGCGTCGATTTTCAAAAGGCAAAATCAGGGGGTAAGGATAAAAATTCTTCTAGAAGAAACTAATGTCGAACAATTGCCGAAAATCCTACATTTTATTAGGAGATGTACGACAGAAGTGCCTGAGCTTTTGGACGCGGTTTGCGCGAAAGTTTTAACAGAGAAAGACGAGATGAAAGCGAAGAAACTGGTGCCAATATGCGACAATCTTATGGCACTCGGCGAATGTCCAGATTTTTGGAACTGCCAGGAACGCCATGCTATACTGAAGAATTACGACGAGCCAAAAGTATGGGTGCCCACAGACGGTGTTGTAACTTTCAAAATTCTACATTATCACACAGCAACGTTATATTCCGCACGGTTGCTAACAAACGTGACGAATGGCAAAACAGTGAAATACCCGCAAAACTACAACATGCTTTCCATGAAGATATCCATGTACTATACCCGGGAATCGAACAGACAACTACACGGGATACCCCAAGTCGGGGACATCTGCGCGGTGTCTGTCAGGCAAAATTTCTTCGTCAGGTGTCAAGTGGTCAAAATCCTTAGCTATTACCAGAAAGGGAACCCGAATTACGTGTTAGTGAAACTTATTGACGAGGAGAAACTTGAAAGGTCGAGAGACATATATCTTTACCACCTCCCCGATGAGCTGAAAGAACCAGAAACACATGTAGTGCATGTAAGATTAGCCAACATTCAACCCAAAGACAAAGACATAACCTTTTCGGAGTTAGCTGAACAGCAGCTGAAGAAAATAACAGACGGCGATGACGATCTATACCTATCTGGACGCGTAGCCATGACTATAGGGAATTGCGTGATCGTGGAGTCACTAGAAACATGCAGAGATCTCACATCATTGAAGAAAACTGTCGTCCGACATGACTTCAGGCAAGAGTTGCTTGAAAGACACGCTATACCCAATCcggaacatttaaaaaaactagATCAACTTTGCGCTAAAGGTGGGTTGGTTGTTCGCAAAGAACCTGAGCCTGTGAAAGTGGTTCGAAAGACGAAAAACTTGCCCAAAGAACAGTGGGCGCATTTAGACATAGATGAAATGCCCGCCATTCTTTTTGCGTCAGCTGAAAACCCTGGTGACTTCTTCATTCGTCTTGTTAAATTTGAAGACTCCTGCAACGTCCTTGTCAAAGACATTCAAAAGTACGTCGCCCAGAACCCTCAAAAAGTGACGGAAGCTTGCGAAGGCGACCTTGTTCTTGCAAGACTTCCCGATGATAACATGTTCGAACGCGCTAGAGTCGACGCCATCATTGACGATGACAAAGTAAAGTGCTTCTTTGTAGACCAGGGAGATTGGAGAGAGGTGACCAGAGATGACCTGTTTCCAATAACTGAAAAGTTTATAACTCAACTGCCCTTCCAAGCGATAGAATGCCGGTTGATCGGAGTGAAGCCCGCTGGGAAAAATTGGACCGAATTTGCGACTAATTGGTTTATAAATTGCTTCGAAGACAAATCTGGGGACCTTAAACAGCTATTCGTTAAATACTTTACAAAAGAAAAAGCGAGACATACTGGAGGGCATAAATACGGTGTTGCTATTATTGACACGAATTCCGAACAAGACGTAATTATCAATGATATGATCATGGAAGTCAATTTGGCTCAGGAGGAAGAGACTGAAATAGAATATTTAAACCAACTTGACTTAAAAACAGCAGCTGCAGCAAGCAAGGAAGACAACGAAGACGATACTTGGGAAAAGGTATCGAAATCCTCTTCGCTGGTTGAGGATAGTGATTCTCCTCGGGTACCTTTAGCAGacattttccctaaaaaaccTATCAGATCAGTCCCGCTAGTGGGCTCAGATGAAAGCGACACGTCTGACGAAAAATGGAACATTAACATGGCGGAAGACTTCATGGAGATGTTCAGACCAGCGATACAATCCAGCCGACCAAATGCTAAAGAATTTATCCAAGCTAACCTACCTGCCATCAAACCTGAGGAATCCGCCACCAGTTCTGTTGTGAGCTCATCTTCGAACAAAGATCAGATATCTAGCGACTCTGTTTCTGAATCTGACTCTTGCGTGCGAATACAGTCTGCTACGAGCGACATGCAAATTATACCGACGCCGAAAATAAAAGAATTGGATTCTGATGACTTGACATCTCCAGAATCGACCCAGGTTTCCGCAAAGTGTGTTATTAAACCTGACGCAAAAACAATTACAGATTCAGTTAGTAAACCGAAACTTCTTTGGCGACAGAATAAAGTCAATGTTATATGCAAAATTCAGCTTATAGGAATAGAACAATACGAATTGATTATCACGGAAAGAAATCTAAAGTTTGCAGCTACTGTTAATGAGACTGATTACGGCTTCGATTTGGAACTTTACGGTGTAATAAACCACCAAAAATCTACCCACACTAATAAAGGACAGTATGTGTTAGTGAATCTAGTAAAAATTTTGAACAGAAATTGGTTGACTTTGACCAAAAATGGTGGTATTCAGAAATGGATAGTTTACGATATAGATTCTATAGACGTCTCTTCCGATGAAGAGGAGGTTGTAGATAAAATGCCAATTGAAGCAATTAGGAACATGTGTGATAACGAATCGGAGAGTGAAGATGATGAATTTGTAGATGATGTAAATTATTCGTATTCAAAAACATAA